A genomic segment from Pseudomonadota bacterium encodes:
- a CDS encoding EpsI family protein: MNIKLNIFKDIRFYLAILLGLFILAYWIPINSMVNIWMTNDDYSYGMLIPFITLYLLWDNRNEIKKVDFKTSWPVLPALLFFFLVSMYGILGSSGNVAMPSIPVMIIFFAMFCLGIDFIKKALVPMGMLVFMVPLPDILDRTFGVFLKNVSSKLGVWLVKLFGIPVYLSGNVIDLGVTQLQVVDACSGLRFVFPLLALGVIYSYFFEKALSKKIFFVVLTVPIAIITNGLRIGITAILATYYGAEVAEGFFHDFSGWAIFMVAFAFLFLIGYIMRKAFPEKSDVRSKKPEVNDTAIPRKTGYAGFLVSAILLVILTFFSWNTKAMPPFVIAGGMQSFPLNFSEWQGRADYIDNEIIIKSGAEEAFSGFYRNDKNDNVSLYIGYIKSAFMKTDNFFHSPTVCLPSSGWKVIETTTHDIYNVEHFGNISVIKMVMESLGTHELVYFWFQTKDKTSHDKNINRLHLALNAIKKDNTYDLFIRPITIIGPNEDIKDAEKRLDQFVREMMTELLKFLKDNQHVEGK; the protein is encoded by the coding sequence ATGAATATAAAATTAAATATTTTTAAAGATATCAGATTTTATCTTGCTATCTTGCTTGGCCTTTTTATTCTTGCTTACTGGATTCCTATAAACAGCATGGTAAATATATGGATGACAAACGATGATTATTCATATGGCATGTTGATTCCTTTTATTACACTTTATCTGTTATGGGATAACAGGAATGAAATAAAAAAGGTTGATTTTAAAACATCATGGCCTGTTTTGCCTGCCCTTTTATTCTTCTTCCTTGTTTCCATGTACGGTATTTTAGGTTCCAGCGGAAACGTGGCAATGCCTTCCATACCGGTTATGATAATATTCTTTGCGATGTTTTGTCTTGGGATTGATTTTATAAAAAAAGCTTTGGTACCGATGGGCATGCTTGTTTTTATGGTGCCGTTACCGGATATTCTTGACAGAACCTTTGGAGTTTTTCTGAAAAACGTTTCATCAAAACTGGGAGTTTGGTTGGTGAAGTTGTTCGGCATACCTGTTTATTTGAGCGGGAACGTAATTGACCTTGGAGTTACACAATTACAGGTTGTGGATGCGTGCAGCGGTTTGAGATTTGTATTTCCCCTTCTTGCTCTTGGTGTGATTTACTCATATTTTTTCGAAAAAGCTCTTTCGAAAAAGATCTTTTTTGTTGTTTTAACTGTACCCATTGCAATTATTACAAACGGTTTGAGAATAGGGATAACAGCTATTCTTGCCACTTATTACGGTGCTGAGGTTGCGGAAGGATTTTTTCATGATTTCTCCGGTTGGGCAATATTTATGGTTGCTTTCGCATTTCTTTTTTTAATTGGTTATATTATGCGAAAAGCATTTCCGGAAAAATCCGATGTGCGATCAAAGAAACCTGAAGTAAATGATACTGCAATTCCCAGGAAAACCGGTTACGCCGGTTTTCTTGTATCTGCAATTTTATTGGTGATACTGACATTTTTCAGTTGGAATACAAAAGCAATGCCTCCTTTTGTTATCGCGGGTGGTATGCAAAGCTTCCCCCTGAATTTTTCAGAATGGCAAGGAAGAGCGGATTATATTGATAATGAGATTATAATAAAATCCGGTGCTGAAGAGGCTTTTTCAGGCTTTTATAGAAATGATAAGAATGATAATGTTTCGCTTTATATTGGTTATATAAAAAGCGCTTTTATGAAAACCGATAATTTTTTTCACAGCCCTACCGTTTGTCTGCCATCATCCGGATGGAAAGTGATAGAAACAACAACTCATGACATATATAATGTCGAGCACTTTGGTAATATATCGGTAATAAAAATGGTTATGGAAAGTTTAGGGACACATGAGTTGGTATATTTCTGGTTCCAGACCAAAGATAAGACAAGTCATGATAAAAACATAAACCGCCTGCATTTGGCTCTTAATGCAATAAAAAAAGATAATACCTATGATCTTTTTATCAGACCGATAACTATTATTGGGCCGAATGAAGATATTAAGGATGCAGAAAAAAGGCTGGATCAATTTGTTCGGGAAATGATGACAGAGTTATTGAAGTTCTTAAAAGATAACCAGCATGTGGAAGGGAAGTGA
- a CDS encoding antitoxin, with translation MKAITIRGIDSSISEKLKYAAQREGKSVNKFILELISQNLGTQKKKKFSKQYNDLDHLFGKWSKSEHEKIQGDIDKQRKIDPELWQ, from the coding sequence ATGAAGGCAATTACAATCAGAGGAATTGATTCTTCCATTTCTGAAAAGCTAAAGTATGCTGCTCAGCGTGAAGGCAAGAGTGTCAACAAGTTTATCCTTGAACTGATTAGTCAGAATCTTGGAACACAAAAGAAGAAAAAGTTTTCAAAGCAGTATAACGATTTAGACCATCTTTTTGGAAAATGGTCGAAGTCTGAGCATGAAAAGATTCAGGGAGATATTGACAAACAAAGAAAAATTGATCCGGAATTATGGCAATGA
- a CDS encoding type II toxin-antitoxin system VapC family toxin, producing the protein MKKLLIDTNIYSLALKGDDSVVEVLREIDVIGFSVISIGELLSGFKIGGMEKKNRKELEQFLDSPRVVLYLVDEDTTEFYAQILYNLRQIGKPIPTNDIWIAAVAFQNGLKLYTKDKHFQSIAGLYLYGL; encoded by the coding sequence ATGAAAAAATTGCTGATTGACACTAATATATACTCGCTTGCACTCAAAGGGGATGACAGTGTTGTAGAAGTCCTTAGAGAAATCGACGTAATCGGGTTTTCTGTGATCAGCATTGGAGAACTGTTGTCAGGGTTCAAAATTGGAGGAATGGAGAAAAAGAACCGCAAAGAACTTGAGCAATTTCTTGACAGCCCCAGAGTGGTTCTTTATCTTGTCGATGAGGACACTACCGAATTCTATGCTCAAATACTTTATAACTTAAGACAAATCGGAAAACCAATCCCCACAAATGACATATGGATTGCGGCTGTGGCATTTCAAAATGGTTTAAAGCTATACACTAAAGATAAACATTTTCAGTCCATTGCAGGTCTGTATCTTTATGGGTTATAG
- a CDS encoding undecaprenyl/decaprenyl-phosphate alpha-N-acetylglucosaminyl 1-phosphate transferase translates to MKNLSALLLSVFITIVLIPILRKLAVRGNALDMPDSRKIHTIPIPRIGGLAIALGVLIPLLMWAPRNDFIYAYIVSGAILVIFGLVDDLKGLDYRLKFLGQVLAALIMLFYGGIRITNLGTLLSYGTVLPDLLAVVLTLLVIVGVTNAINLSDGLDGLAGGISLLGFFCIGFLAYLIQDNTVLLLSLAFVGAIFGFLRYNTYPASIFMGDTGSQLLGFSAIVLAIKVTQENVSVNPVLPLIIMGFPILDTLTVMLERMKQGRSPFLPDKNHFHHRLISIGFFHTEAVVIIYLIQSLMIISAILFRYYFAYQCFAGYLIFSALFISVFAIADRKGFRVKRYHLIDHIIKGRLANIRDKKLVIRISFEISKVLIPLIFMFSCFLPREIPGYAIYVALGFGLLIIVMRIFGKNAWSLGLRAALYLSIPLILYLSQEGIADWIKPEIMMGYHIGLAVMAFFVILTIKFSRRSKGFHVTTMDFLVLFIAIVIPNLPIDSIQSHIVGMLVVKLIVILFSYEVLITELRGEFNALTVSTLGGLAIIGVRGLM, encoded by the coding sequence ATGAAAAACTTATCTGCTTTACTTTTATCTGTATTCATTACTATCGTCCTGATTCCCATCTTAAGAAAACTGGCAGTGAGAGGAAATGCCCTTGATATGCCGGATTCGCGCAAGATCCATACAATACCAATACCCCGTATCGGTGGCCTTGCTATTGCTCTTGGTGTATTAATTCCCCTTTTAATGTGGGCTCCGAGAAATGATTTTATTTATGCCTATATTGTGAGCGGAGCGATTCTGGTTATTTTCGGCTTGGTGGATGACCTTAAGGGGCTGGATTACAGGCTTAAATTTCTAGGACAAGTTTTAGCTGCCCTGATTATGTTATTTTATGGCGGCATCAGGATCACTAATCTCGGCACATTGCTGTCCTATGGTACTGTATTGCCGGATTTGCTTGCAGTTGTTTTGACTCTGCTTGTGATTGTCGGAGTAACAAATGCCATTAATCTTTCCGACGGTCTTGATGGTTTAGCCGGGGGGATTTCTCTGCTCGGTTTTTTTTGCATCGGTTTTCTTGCCTATCTGATTCAGGATAATACAGTTTTACTTCTTTCTCTGGCTTTTGTGGGGGCTATATTCGGATTTTTGCGATATAATACTTATCCGGCCAGCATTTTTATGGGAGATACGGGAAGCCAGCTTCTGGGTTTTTCGGCTATTGTGCTGGCGATCAAGGTTACTCAGGAAAATGTTTCTGTGAATCCGGTTTTGCCTCTGATTATTATGGGTTTTCCGATTCTTGATACTCTCACTGTGATGTTAGAAAGGATGAAGCAGGGCCGATCTCCTTTTTTGCCGGACAAGAACCATTTCCACCACAGGCTGATTAGTATCGGCTTTTTCCATACCGAGGCGGTTGTAATTATCTACCTGATCCAGTCTTTGATGATTATTTCGGCTATTCTTTTCAGGTATTACTTTGCGTATCAATGCTTTGCAGGTTATCTGATCTTTTCAGCTTTATTTATCAGTGTATTTGCCATAGCAGACAGAAAAGGATTCCGGGTTAAGCGTTACCACCTGATCGATCACATCATTAAAGGAAGGTTGGCAAACATCAGAGACAAGAAGCTTGTGATCCGTATTTCCTTTGAGATATCGAAGGTCTTGATCCCGCTGATTTTTATGTTTTCCTGTTTTCTGCCCAGGGAGATTCCCGGATATGCGATCTATGTTGCACTTGGTTTCGGATTGCTGATTATTGTCATGCGGATATTTGGGAAAAATGCCTGGTCACTTGGCCTGCGCGCTGCTCTTTACCTGAGTATTCCTCTTATCCTCTACCTTAGTCAGGAAGGAATCGCAGATTGGATCAAACCGGAAATAATGATGGGGTACCACATTGGGCTGGCAGTTATGGCTTTTTTTGTTATTCTTACAATCAAGTTTTCCCGAAGGAGCAAAGGTTTTCATGTGACTACCATGGATTTTCTGGTTCTCTTCATAGCCATTGTTATTCCTAATCTTCCGATTGATTCC